One Odocoileus virginianus isolate 20LAN1187 ecotype Illinois chromosome 6, Ovbor_1.2, whole genome shotgun sequence DNA segment encodes these proteins:
- the COPS2 gene encoding COP9 signalosome complex subunit 2 isoform X2, which translates to MSDMEDDFMCDDEEDYDLEYSEDSNSEPNVDLENQYYNSKALKEDDPKAALSSFQKVLELEGEKGEWGFKALKQMIKINFKLTNFPEMMNRYKQLLTYIRSAVTRNYSEKSINSILDYISTSKQNSDFLCQMDLLQEFYETTLEALKDAKNDRLWFKTNTKLGKLYLEREEYGKLQKILRQLHQSCQTDDGEDDLKKGTQLLEIYALEIQMYTAQKNNKKLKALYEQSLHIKSAIPHPLIMGVIRECGGKMHLREGEFEKAHTDFFEAFKNYDESGSPRRTTCLKYLVLANMLMKSGINPFDSQEAKPYKNDPEILAMTNLVSAYQNNDITEFEKILKTNHSNIMDDPFIREHIEELLRNIRTQVLIKLIKPYTRIHIPFISKELNIDVADVESLLVQCILDNTIHGRIDQVNQLLELDHQKRGGARYTALDKWTNQLNSLNQAVVSKLA; encoded by the exons GAATACTCTGAAGATAGTAACTCTGAGCCAAATGTGGATTTGGAAAATCAGTACTATAATTCCAAAGCATTAAAAGAAGATGACCCAAAAGCAGCATTAAGCAGTTTCCAAAAG gttttggaacttgaaggtgaaaaaggagaatggggaTTTAAAGCACTGAAACAAATGATTAAGATTAACTTCAAGTTG ACAAACTTTCCAGAAATGATGAACAGATATAAACAACTATTGACCTATATTCGGAGTGCTGTCACAAGAAATTATTCTGAAAAATCCATTAATTCTATTCTTGATTATATCTCTACTTCTAAGCAG AATTCTGATTTTTTATGTCAGATGGATTTACTGCAGGAATTCTATGAAACAACACTGGAAGCTTTGAAAGATGCTAAGAATGACAGACTGTGGTTTAAGACAAACACAAAG ctggGCAAATTATATTTAGAACGAGAGGAATATggaaaacttcaaaaaattttacGCCAGTTACATCAGTCCTGCCAG ACTGATGATGGAGAAGATGACCTGAAAAAAGGCACACAGTTATTAGAAATATATGCTTTGGAAATTCAAATGTACACGGCacagaaaaataacaagaaacTTAAAGCACTCTATGAACAGTCACTTCACATCAAGTCTGCCATCCCTCATCCATTGATCATGGGAGTTATCAGAG AATGTGGTGGTAAAATGCACTTGAGAGAAGGTGAATTTGAAAAGGCACACACTGATTTTTTTGAAGCCTTTAAGAATTATGATGAATCGGGAAGTCCACGACGAACCacttgcttaaaatatttagtcTTAGCAAATATGCTAATGAAATCGGGAATAAATCCATTTGACTCACAGGAG GCCAAACCTTACAaaaatgatccagaaattctagcAATGACGAATTTAGTAAG tgCCTATCAGAATAATGACATCACTGAATTTGAAAAGATTCTAAAAACAAATCACAGCAACATCATGGATGATCCTTTCATAAGGGAACATATTGAAG AGCTTTTGCGAAACATCAGAACACAAGTgcttataaaattaattaagcCTTACACAAGAATacatattccttttatttctaag GAGTTAAACATAGATGTAGCTGATGTGGAGAGCTTGCTGGTGCAGTGCATATTGGATAA cACTATACATGGCCGAATTGATCAAGTCAACCAACTCCTTGAACTGGATCATCAGAAGAGGGGTGGTGCCCGATATACTGCACTAGATAAATGGACCAACCAACTAAATTCTCTCAACCAGGCTGTAGTCAGTAAACTGGCTTAA
- the COPS2 gene encoding COP9 signalosome complex subunit 2 isoform X1, with protein MSDMEDDFMCDDEEDYDLEYSEDSNSEPNVDLENQYYNSKALKEDDPKAALSSFQKVLELEGEKGEWGFKALKQMIKINFKLTNFPEMMNRYKQLLTYIRSAVTRNYSEKSINSILDYISTSKQMDLLQEFYETTLEALKDAKNDRLWFKTNTKLGKLYLEREEYGKLQKILRQLHQSCQTDDGEDDLKKGTQLLEIYALEIQMYTAQKNNKKLKALYEQSLHIKSAIPHPLIMGVIRECGGKMHLREGEFEKAHTDFFEAFKNYDESGSPRRTTCLKYLVLANMLMKSGINPFDSQEAKPYKNDPEILAMTNLVSAYQNNDITEFEKILKTNHSNIMDDPFIREHIEELLRNIRTQVLIKLIKPYTRIHIPFISKELNIDVADVESLLVQCILDNTIHGRIDQVNQLLELDHQKRGGARYTALDKWTNQLNSLNQAVVSKLA; from the exons GAATACTCTGAAGATAGTAACTCTGAGCCAAATGTGGATTTGGAAAATCAGTACTATAATTCCAAAGCATTAAAAGAAGATGACCCAAAAGCAGCATTAAGCAGTTTCCAAAAG gttttggaacttgaaggtgaaaaaggagaatggggaTTTAAAGCACTGAAACAAATGATTAAGATTAACTTCAAGTTG ACAAACTTTCCAGAAATGATGAACAGATATAAACAACTATTGACCTATATTCGGAGTGCTGTCACAAGAAATTATTCTGAAAAATCCATTAATTCTATTCTTGATTATATCTCTACTTCTAAGCAG ATGGATTTACTGCAGGAATTCTATGAAACAACACTGGAAGCTTTGAAAGATGCTAAGAATGACAGACTGTGGTTTAAGACAAACACAAAG ctggGCAAATTATATTTAGAACGAGAGGAATATggaaaacttcaaaaaattttacGCCAGTTACATCAGTCCTGCCAG ACTGATGATGGAGAAGATGACCTGAAAAAAGGCACACAGTTATTAGAAATATATGCTTTGGAAATTCAAATGTACACGGCacagaaaaataacaagaaacTTAAAGCACTCTATGAACAGTCACTTCACATCAAGTCTGCCATCCCTCATCCATTGATCATGGGAGTTATCAGAG AATGTGGTGGTAAAATGCACTTGAGAGAAGGTGAATTTGAAAAGGCACACACTGATTTTTTTGAAGCCTTTAAGAATTATGATGAATCGGGAAGTCCACGACGAACCacttgcttaaaatatttagtcTTAGCAAATATGCTAATGAAATCGGGAATAAATCCATTTGACTCACAGGAG GCCAAACCTTACAaaaatgatccagaaattctagcAATGACGAATTTAGTAAG tgCCTATCAGAATAATGACATCACTGAATTTGAAAAGATTCTAAAAACAAATCACAGCAACATCATGGATGATCCTTTCATAAGGGAACATATTGAAG AGCTTTTGCGAAACATCAGAACACAAGTgcttataaaattaattaagcCTTACACAAGAATacatattccttttatttctaag GAGTTAAACATAGATGTAGCTGATGTGGAGAGCTTGCTGGTGCAGTGCATATTGGATAA cACTATACATGGCCGAATTGATCAAGTCAACCAACTCCTTGAACTGGATCATCAGAAGAGGGGTGGTGCCCGATATACTGCACTAGATAAATGGACCAACCAACTAAATTCTCTCAACCAGGCTGTAGTCAGTAAACTGGCTTAA